CCAGGAGATGCTGAAGGGGTAACCGGATTGGCACTCTTTCATACTTTGTTCAATGTCATCGGGGTGATACTTTTTTTCCCCTTTATTGGATTGCTGGCACGGCTGTTAAATGGACTATTCCCTGATTATAAGACGGTGCTTACCGTCTATCTCAATAATACTCCGGTGGAGGAGGTTGAAGCTGCCGATGCGGCGCTACGCAAGGAGATCCGCCACCTTCTTTCAGAATGCCAACTCTATCAGCTGCGCCTCCTTAAGATCGACGAAAAGCTGATCTTCCGGGAGTCGTTGCCACTGGAGATGAAGTCCGGTAAGAGGCTGATTCAGGAGAAGTTGTATGAAGATATCAAGCTTCTTCATGCAGAGATCTTCTCTTTCTATACCCGGTTGCAGAGCCAGAAGATGGAGGTTGGTGAGTCCAAGGAATTGGAACGTAAGATCTATGCCTCGCGTAATATTATGAACGCATTGAAGAATTTCAAGGGAATCAGGGGGGATCTGGACGAGTTCGATGCCTCGGATAATGTTTTTATTGAGGCCCAGTACCGGATTTTTCGGCAGCGGTTGTCGGAGTTGTGTCTTGATCTGAATCGGCTGCCTGACCTGGAAAACCCGGAGGAATTTGTTCGGGAATTGCTTAAGGCCTATCTTCGGGTGGAAACCGCGGATCGCCGCTTCATAAAAGAGACCATGCAGGCGGTGACGACCCGAAAGATCCATGAGATGGAGATCGCTTCTTTGCTTCTTGCCAACCGGCTCTTCACTCAGGCGTGCCGGTTACAGGTTTTCGGACTCAAGGATCTGTTGCTCACCCATGCTCAGGCCGGTGATTTTGACCGCGCCATGGACGTGAAGGAGCTGGTTGACGAGGAACAGACCAAGAGCAGCAAGGGTGACTAGGTCTGTTCCTTGTATCCCCCCCAGGTTTGGTTTTATGGGTGCGACTCTATTGGTAATTACTTGGGTTGACGGTGATTCAGTTCCCGGTTTACGGTTAACTGAATTACTGATATCATGAATCGTTGGATGATGAATGATATTAGTAAGTGATCAGCTATTCTGTAGGATTGCTTACCGCTAACTGTCAACCGTAAACCGTGAAACGGATCCGTTCCCAATTGTTAACTCTCTGACAGCAGGTGGAATAATATGAAAGATCTTTCGGTGGAATATCTTGGTTTGCGGTTGAAGAACCCCATTATAGTGGGGAGTTGCGGGCTTACAGGCTCAGTTGGGAAGATCAGGGAGCTTGCGGAGAACCAGGCTGGCGCGGTAGTGTTGAAATCACTGTTTGAGGAGCAAATCCAGGCCGAACTTTCAAATAATATGGAGAGCTATAATACCGATTATCCCGAGGCCTGGGATTATGTTCGTGAATATACCCGGGGCAGCGCGGTTCAGGGGTATATCTCGTTGATCTCTGAGGCCAAGCAGTCTGTAGATATTCCAGTGATTGCCAGCATTAACTGTGTCTCTGGCGCTGAGTGGGTTTCGTTTGCCAAATCTGTCGAACAGGCGGGCGCCGATGCCCTTGAGCTCAATATCTCGCTCCTGCCGAGTAATCCCAAAACAACATGTCAGGAAAACGAAGATCTCTTCTTCAGCATCATGGAGAGAGTCGGGTCATCGCTGTCTATTCCCATTACCCTGAAGATGAGTAAATATTCCTCATCTCTGGCCAATCTGGTGACCAGGCTGAGCTGGAGGAGTGAAGTCGGTGGATTTGTCCTGTTTAATCGGTTTCATAATCCTGATATTGACATTGATCGGATGGCAGTGAATTCTTCAGATATTTTCAGTGTTCCTGAGGAAAATTGTGACACTTTACGCTGGATTGCCCTGATGTCAGGCATAATCGAGAAGGATCTGGTCGCTGGGACCGGTATTCATGATAGTAAGAGCCTGATCAAACAGCTGCTTGCCGGGGCTACGGCGGTGCAGGTGGTTTCCACAATTTATAAAAACGGTCCTGGCCAGATCAAGGTCCTTCTCGACGGGCTGGAACAGTGGATGGAAGAGAAATCGTATGCCAAGATTGAAGATTTCAGGGGGAAGTTGAGTCGTGACCAGGTCGAAAACCCGGCCGCTTTTGAGCGGATCCAGTTTATGAAACACTTTGGCGGAATAGCCTGAGAGGAACGTAGCTGCTTTTTCTTTTGCTCGGAAGGACTACATCGGTTCTTCGTGGCTCAGGCAATGAATGGTTCCCAGACCCCAAACCAGATCGACGGCATGGATGCCGACTACCTGGCGATCAGGGAAGAGGTCTTGTAATATCGTTAGTGCTATCCGGTCATTGGGATCGTTGAAAGTTGGCGCCAGGACTGACCGGTTGGCAATATAGAAGTTGGCGTAACTGGCCGGTAGGCGTAAACCTTCAAAGACTACTGGTCTCGGCATTGGCAGGGAGACGATATTGAGCTTTGCGCCATCTTCGAGGCGAGCGTCTTGTAAGCGCTCGAAATTCTCCTCCAGCAGACGGTAGTTGTCGTCAGTCTGGTTTTTCTCGCGGCATAGCACCACGGTATCTCGATTGACGAACCGGCACAGGTCGTCAACATGGCCATGGGTGTCATCGCCGGCAATTCCCCGATTGAGCCAGATGACGTTGGTGATGCCCAGATATCGCGCAAACACAGTTGCGTAGTCGCTTGTGCTGAACCCAGGATTCCGCACTTGGGTTGTCTTATCAAGCAGGCATTCCATGGTGGTCAGCAGGGTCCCGCAACCGTTGGTGTCTATGGCGCCACCTTCCAATACCACCATGCGTTCATTGTAAATCGCTTCGCGTAGATCCACCCTCATGGCCTGGCTCAAGGTTGCCGGGATGTGCCGGTCGAGTTGCCAGTTGTCATATTTGGCCCAGCCATTGAAGGTGAATTGTACAGCAAGGGTTTCCGGCCCCTGCTTGACAAAGCAAGGAGAGGAGTCACGCATCCAGCCCCGGTCGGTTTGGGTGACGATAAATTCTATGTTTTCCAGAGCAACATCAGCGCGTTTAAGGCATCGTTGGGCCTTGGTTTTGTCTTGTGCTGATTGAACAATAATCCGGACTAATTCATCCGACGACGCAATGTTTTTGATGATCTCGGTGTAGACCCAGGGGATAGGCATGAATTTTCCGGGCCAATCCGCTTTTTGATGCGGCCAGCAGAGGATTGTTGACTTATGAGGTTCCCATTCGGCAGGTAAACGGTAGCGAGGGGTGCTCATGGTTATGCG
This genomic stretch from Desulfobulbaceae bacterium harbors:
- a CDS encoding dihydroorotate dehydrogenase-like protein; its protein translation is MKDLSVEYLGLRLKNPIIVGSCGLTGSVGKIRELAENQAGAVVLKSLFEEQIQAELSNNMESYNTDYPEAWDYVREYTRGSAVQGYISLISEAKQSVDIPVIASINCVSGAEWVSFAKSVEQAGADALELNISLLPSNPKTTCQENEDLFFSIMERVGSSLSIPITLKMSKYSSSLANLVTRLSWRSEVGGFVLFNRFHNPDIDIDRMAVNSSDIFSVPEENCDTLRWIALMSGIIEKDLVAGTGIHDSKSLIKQLLAGATAVQVVSTIYKNGPGQIKVLLDGLEQWMEEKSYAKIEDFRGKLSRDQVENPAAFERIQFMKHFGGIA
- a CDS encoding agmatine deiminase family protein; this translates as MSTPRYRLPAEWEPHKSTILCWPHQKADWPGKFMPIPWVYTEIIKNIASSDELVRIIVQSAQDKTKAQRCLKRADVALENIEFIVTQTDRGWMRDSSPCFVKQGPETLAVQFTFNGWAKYDNWQLDRHIPATLSQAMRVDLREAIYNERMVVLEGGAIDTNGCGTLLTTMECLLDKTTQVRNPGFSTSDYATVFARYLGITNVIWLNRGIAGDDTHGHVDDLCRFVNRDTVVLCREKNQTDDNYRLLEENFERLQDARLEDGAKLNIVSLPMPRPVVFEGLRLPASYANFYIANRSVLAPTFNDPNDRIALTILQDLFPDRQVVGIHAVDLVWGLGTIHCLSHEEPM
- a CDS encoding Na/Pi cotransporter family protein; the encoded protein is MEGFDFWKLLAGLGMFLFGMYQLEDAVKTLSGKFFRRMISLWTRSNWRAVGSGTLVTAILQSSSAVSLMVLAFVGAGVMSMETGIGVMLGSNIGTTCTAWIVALLGFKLKIESFALPFIAGGGLLLVFSASGSRFFQVARLLLGFGFLFLGLDYMKGGVENLAAGFDFRQLPDYGIWVYVLVGVVLTALMQSSSASIAIALAALHSGLITFTMGAALIIGANVGTTITVLLGAMGGTQAKKRVGVSHLVFNGVTAIFACVGLALLVNLVGMILPGDAEGVTGLALFHTLFNVIGVILFFPFIGLLARLLNGLFPDYKTVLTVYLNNTPVEEVEAADAALRKEIRHLLSECQLYQLRLLKIDEKLIFRESLPLEMKSGKRLIQEKLYEDIKLLHAEIFSFYTRLQSQKMEVGESKELERKIYASRNIMNALKNFKGIRGDLDEFDASDNVFIEAQYRIFRQRLSELCLDLNRLPDLENPEEFVRELLKAYLRVETADRRFIKETMQAVTTRKIHEMEIASLLLANRLFTQACRLQVFGLKDLLLTHAQAGDFDRAMDVKELVDEEQTKSSKGD